The sequence below is a genomic window from Lelliottia sp. JS-SCA-14.
CAAAAACGGCAGCCAGCCGTACCACTTTTGCGAAAAGCGTCGCCAGTCTGTTTACCCGTTTCCCGATGTTTTCTGAAGTTGATATTGACTGGGAATACCCGGGCAATGCGGGCAACAATAACCCTTACGATGATTCCGATGGGCCAAACTATGCTCTGCTGCTGGCTGAATTGAGCAAGCAACTGAAAGCCATTAACCGTAGCGACGTCAAAATCAGTATTGCCAGCTCAGCCGTTGTCGCCATTCTGGAAAAATCGGATGTTAAAACGCTGCTGAATAACGGCCTGTATAGCATCAACGTCATGACCTATGACTTCTTCGGTACACCGTGGGCCACCCAGCTTGATCATCACACCAATTTGCACGCGCTAGTTGAAGGGGGCTGGGGCGTGGATACCATCGTGAACTATCTGATTGGTAAAGGCTTCCCTGCCGATCGTATCAATGTGGGGTATGCGGCATACTCGCGCAATGCGCAAAATGCGAAGCTGGACAGTTTCTCACCGCTGCGCGGGAGCTATCAGCCAGACAGCAACGCCACGACCACCGGGACTTTCGAAAGCGGCAGCACTGAATGGTACGACCTGATCAATACGTATCTGGATCTGGAAAACCAGAAGGGCCGCAATGGCTTTAGCATCTACACAGACCAGGTGGCCGATGCCGATTATCTGTACAACAAAGAGTCCAATCTCTTCATGTCCATCGAAACGCCACGTAGCGTACGAGCAAAAGGCCAGTATGTTCTTGAAAAAGGGCTGGGGGCACTATTTACCTGGACCATCGATCAGGACAATGGCGTGCTGGTCAACGCGGCGCGTGAAGGGTTAGGTTGCCCGATTGTTGAGCAGGTTATCGACATGAAACCTTTCTATTTTGACGGCGTTAATGTGTCGGGCGAAGTTCCCGAAGACGAACTGCCGGACAGCAACCCTGATACCAATACCGCACCAGTGGCCGATATTCAGCTTCAGGTGATCGGCGGCTCACGGGTACGCTTAAGCGGAGCAAACTCCAGCGATGCAGACAATGATGCGTTGACCTACAAATGGACAGTGCCGAACGGTATTTCCGTCAGCAATACCACGACATCGACCATCAGTTTCACCGCACCCGTTGTCGTCAGCCGGGCTGATTTCCAGTTTGGTCTGCTGGTGACCGATACCCATGGTGCAGTGTCAGCCAATAAACAGTTCACCCTGAGCGTCTTTGGTGAAGATGCGGTTGAACCGACCCCGATTCCGGACCCAATCCCAGAACCGACCCCGGAGCCAACGCCCGATCCAACCCCTGCGCCATCCGGTGATTACACCCAGTGGGAATCGAGCAAAATTTACAATACTGGCGACAAAGTGTCGTGGAAAGGTAAAAACTATACGGCTAACTACTGGACGCAAAATAATGAACCAGG
It includes:
- a CDS encoding glycosyl hydrolase family 18 protein, giving the protein MTTSKLVKTDSLTEASYKADGFDASKETKKYSYTSARVAKPVYNKYNTANKPKVFGYYTDWSQYDSRQSDGDDTPENRGRGYDLANVSPTAYDKIILGFLGIVGDQGEKAETINRAAATLGKTKDQATFLDPWGDFQTSRNVGLKDTGWVEMDPSTATQGTVKGIVGGLRDLQAKAKAVGHTLTLSMSIGGWTMSNGFHIMSKTAASRTTFAKSVASLFTRFPMFSEVDIDWEYPGNAGNNNPYDDSDGPNYALLLAELSKQLKAINRSDVKISIASSAVVAILEKSDVKTLLNNGLYSINVMTYDFFGTPWATQLDHHTNLHALVEGGWGVDTIVNYLIGKGFPADRINVGYAAYSRNAQNAKLDSFSPLRGSYQPDSNATTTGTFESGSTEWYDLINTYLDLENQKGRNGFSIYTDQVADADYLYNKESNLFMSIETPRSVRAKGQYVLEKGLGALFTWTIDQDNGVLVNAAREGLGCPIVEQVIDMKPFYFDGVNVSGEVPEDELPDSNPDTNTAPVADIQLQVIGGSRVRLSGANSSDADNDALTYKWTVPNGISVSNTTTSTISFTAPVVVSRADFQFGLLVTDTHGAVSANKQFTLSVFGEDAVEPTPIPDPIPEPTPEPTPDPTPAPSGDYTQWESSKIYNTGDKVSWKGKNYTANYWTQNNEPGDPQFTGEWAQWKLL